GTAGCAGCAGCTGGTGGCACCTTCGTCCAGCAGCGCCATGTCGGCCGCTTCGGCGCTCGCCTTCATCGCTGCCAGTTCGGTCGGGTCATCGGTCTGGATGCCCAGATGATCGATGCCCGGCTGACTGCCGCGGGTGGAAATCGCGAAATTGACCGGCGGATCTTCCAGCATCCATTTGGCGTAGTCCGCCTCGTGGCGCGCAGGTTGCGCGGAAAAGAGCTGGTTGTAGAAGGCGATGCTCCGTGCGAGATCGTCGACGTGCAGATGAACGTGAAAGCGCTTCATGGCGGACTCCTTTCAGCAGGTTTTGCAGACAGGTGCTACCGGTTCGGCACAGGACGTGCCGCGGCAGCAGTTTTCGGTCAGATAGCCGAGCAGCGCGTTCATCTGCGCATAGTCGGCGCGGTAGATCAGGTGACGGCCATCGCGCGTCGGCACGATCAGTCCGGCGTGGCTCAGTTCCTTCAGATGAAACGACAACGTGGTCGGCGCGACATCCAGCGCCTCGCCCAGCGCACCGGGCGTCATGCCGTCAGGACCGGCGACGACAAGGGCGCGAAACACGCGCAGGCGGATTTCCTGGGCAAGCGCCGACAGCGAGCGGATGACGTTCTGTTCTTCCATAATTCAATAATACTTGAAATATGAAATTGAACAAGCAGCCGGTGCCGGGCAGACGCTGCGTCAGGTTGAATCCGGTCGTAACATGATGACCTGTCCGTACGCATCATCATCATGCCGGAGCGCGCCCACAGCTGACGTCGATGAAAACCCGATGAAAACCACCCGCACCGACATTTCTGCCTACATCACGAAGGATGGCTCCCAGATCCGCGAACTGATGCATCCGTCGCTGCATGGCGGGCACGCACAAAGCCTGGCGGAAGCGACCATCCCCGCCGGCACGCGCACCCTGCTGCATCGGCACGGCGTGACCGAAGAGCTTTATCACGTGACCGCCGGCCAGGGCAGCATGATCTTGGGCGACGCTTGTTTTGACGTGGCGGCAGGAGATACCGTACTCATTGCACCCGGCACGCCGCACTGCATCGAAGCCACCGGCGCCGGAGCATTGGTCATCCTGTGCTGCTGCAGTCCGGCGTATGCGCATGCCGACACTGAACTGCTGGAGGACGGCGCGCCATGAGCGGCAATCTGTTCGACGACCTGCCGCCAGGTTCGCATGGAACGGAGCGCATCGACACGCTGTGCGCCCGGCCCGGCGTGCGCATCGAACGCATCGTGTCGACCGGCCAGTGCAGTCCGTCCGGATTCTGGTACGACCAGCCGGACGACGAATGGGTGGCCTTGCTGAGCGGTTCGGCGGCACTGCGCTTCGCCGACGAGGACATGCCACGCGCCCTTCAGCCGGGCGACTGGATCTTCATCCCGGCGCACCGCCGTCACCGTGTGGAACAGACCGATGCCGACGTCGCCTCGGTCTGGCTGGCGGTGCATGTGAGCCCGCCGGGCTGAGCGGCTTCAGTCGGCCTTGCCGAGCAATCCGGCGATTTCCTGCTGGCTCAGCACCTTGCCTGCCGACACCAGCTTGCCGTCGATCACCAGCGCCGGTGTCGACATGACGCCGTGGGCGGCGATCTCCGCAAAGTCGGTCACCTTGACGATGTCTGCCTGCTGGCCGCGCGCATCGAGCGCCTTGCGCGTGTTGTCGGCCAGTTCAATGCACTTGCGACACCCGCTGCCCAGTACCTTGATGATCATGTGCGTCTCCTCGTTGAAGCGTCAGACGAATGCGCCTGCAAAGGCGTTGAACAGGAAGCCGATCAGCACGATGCCGCTGGCCACGATGCCGACGAATACCGCCAGCAGCGGCGTGCGGACAACACGCTTGAGCATGATGATGGAAGGCAGCGACAGCGCAGTGACCGACATCATGAATGCCAGCGCCGTACCCAGCCCCACCCCGCGCGCCACCAGCGCCTCGGCGATCGGCAGGGTGCCGAAGATGTCGGCATACATCGGGATACCGATCAGCGTGGCGAGCGGCACCGACCATGGCTTGTCCTGACCGAGCAATCCATCGATCAGGCTGCCCGGTATCCAGTTGTGAATCGCGGCGCCGATGCCGACACCGATCAGGATGTACAGCCAGACCCGACGGACGATGTCGATGACCTGATCGCGCGCGAACAGCAGGCGTTCGCGCACGCCGGGCTCGCTGTCCTCGAGCTGGATGACCGGGCTGTTGAACACGAAAGATTCGATATGGCGTTCCATCCCGGCACGGCTGATCAAGGTGCCGCCGATCACCGCAAGAACGACGCCGACAGTCACGTAGGCGATCGCGATCGGCCAGTTGAAAATGCTTGCCAGCAGGATGACCGACGCCAGATCGACCAGCGGCGACGAAATCAGAAAGGAAAACGTGACACCTATCGGCAGGCCCGCGCTGGTAAAGCCGATGAACAGCGGGATGGACGAGCAGGAGCAGAAAGGCGTCACCGTTCCCAGCAGCGCCGCCAGCACATTGCCGCGCACACCGGTGAAGCGGCCCAGGATGCGGCGCGTGCGTTCCGGTGGGAAGTGGCTCTGCACATATGAAATGGCAAAGATGAGCACGGCCAGCAGTATGAAAATCTTCACCGTGTCGTAGATGAAGAAATGCACGCTGCCGCCGACGCGCCCGCTGACCGGCAGTCCCATGCCCTGCTCCACCAGCTGGCGAACAAGATCCGACAGCCACTGCATGCGCAGCAACTGGTCATTGAGCCAGCCGAAAATGGTCACATGGGGAACGAGCAGAAACGCATGACCCGCATATTAGTCTGCTGAAGCACGCGCGCCTTGTGCGCGATCAATAACGAGGCACTGCGACTCGGAACCTCAGTCAGTCCGGCGTACCGAAATCCAGCGCGCACTGCGCCACCGGCGCAAAGCTGCGGCGATGGATGGGCGATGGGCCGTGCTCGCGCAGCGCCGCCAGATGTTCCGGCGTGGGATAACCCTTGTGACGCGCGATGCCGTACTGCGGATAGCGCTGCGCGAGCGCCTTCATTTCTTGATCGCGGCCGGTCTTGGCGAGGATGGATGCGGCGGAAATCGCCGCCTCGCTGGCGTCTCCGCCGACAATGGCGCGCGCCGGCACGGCCAGCCCGGGCGGCACGCGGTTGCCGTCGACCAGCACTTCGTCCGGCGGCACCCCCAGCGCTTCGACGGCTCGCCGCATGGCCAGCATCGTGGCGTGCAGGATGTTCAGGCGATCGATTTCCTCGACCGTCGCCACGCCGACGGCCCAGGCCAGCGCGCGCTCGCGGATCAGCGGCGCCAGCGCCTCGCGCTTCTTTTCGGACAGCTTCTTGGAGTCGTTCAGACCGTCGATCGGCCGCGCCGGGTCGAGGATGACGGCCGCCGCATAGACCGGCCCGCACAGCGGCCCCCGGCCCGCTTCATCGACGCCTGCGACCTTCCATGCGACGACGTCCGTCACGGTACGGCCGCCGGCAGATGCGGCAGGATGGCGGCCGCTGCGCGCGCCGCCGTGCCCTGCCTCAGTACGCTGTGGATGCGTTCGAATTCGGCGATCTGCGCAT
The sequence above is a segment of the Methyloversatilis sp. RAC08 genome. Coding sequences within it:
- a CDS encoding cupin domain-containing protein translates to MKTTRTDISAYITKDGSQIRELMHPSLHGGHAQSLAEATIPAGTRTLLHRHGVTEELYHVTAGQGSMILGDACFDVAAGDTVLIAPGTPHCIEATGAGALVILCCCSPAYAHADTELLEDGAP
- a CDS encoding ArsI/CadI family heavy metal resistance metalloenzyme, producing the protein MKRFHVHLHVDDLARSIAFYNQLFSAQPARHEADYAKWMLEDPPVNFAISTRGSQPGIDHLGIQTDDPTELAAMKASAEAADMALLDEGATSCCYARSEKHWITDPQGIAWEHFHTLGDIPVFNEAPAVAADAATSACCAPKAPVTRGKPLAIGVKSSGSGCC
- a CDS encoding thioredoxin family protein, which produces MIIKVLGSGCRKCIELADNTRKALDARGQQADIVKVTDFAEIAAHGVMSTPALVIDGKLVSAGKVLSQQEIAGLLGKAD
- a CDS encoding ArsR/SmtB family transcription factor, with translation MEEQNVIRSLSALAQEIRLRVFRALVVAGPDGMTPGALGEALDVAPTTLSFHLKELSHAGLIVPTRDGRHLIYRADYAQMNALLGYLTENCCRGTSCAEPVAPVCKTC
- a CDS encoding cupin domain-containing protein; translated protein: MSGNLFDDLPPGSHGTERIDTLCARPGVRIERIVSTGQCSPSGFWYDQPDDEWVALLSGSAALRFADEDMPRALQPGDWIFIPAHRRHRVEQTDADVASVWLAVHVSPPG
- a CDS encoding permease — protein: MTIFGWLNDQLLRMQWLSDLVRQLVEQGMGLPVSGRVGGSVHFFIYDTVKIFILLAVLIFAISYVQSHFPPERTRRILGRFTGVRGNVLAALLGTVTPFCSCSSIPLFIGFTSAGLPIGVTFSFLISSPLVDLASVILLASIFNWPIAIAYVTVGVVLAVIGGTLISRAGMERHIESFVFNSPVIQLEDSEPGVRERLLFARDQVIDIVRRVWLYILIGVGIGAAIHNWIPGSLIDGLLGQDKPWSVPLATLIGIPMYADIFGTLPIAEALVARGVGLGTALAFMMSVTALSLPSIIMLKRVVRTPLLAVFVGIVASGIVLIGFLFNAFAGAFV
- the rnhB gene encoding ribonuclease HII encodes the protein MTDVVAWKVAGVDEAGRGPLCGPVYAAAVILDPARPIDGLNDSKKLSEKKREALAPLIRERALAWAVGVATVEEIDRLNILHATMLAMRRAVEALGVPPDEVLVDGNRVPPGLAVPARAIVGGDASEAAISAASILAKTGRDQEMKALAQRYPQYGIARHKGYPTPEHLAALREHGPSPIHRRSFAPVAQCALDFGTPD